The genomic window ctaattacataacttacgactaatttgtgagacaaatcttttaagcctaattagtctatgatttgacaacgtggtgctacagtaaacgtgttctaatgacagattaattagacttaaaaaattcatctcgaaaattagtctccatctatgtaattggttttgtaattaatctatatttaatgctccttattagtatctaaacattcgatgtgacatgaattttaggagcgactaaagaaccaaacaccccttaataATAGAACTAATTAAAGCCGTGACTAATTCGTGAGACGAatatattaagcctaattaatccattattagcatatgtactgtagcaccatattatcaaatcatggactaattaggcttaatagattcgtctcataaattaatcTTAATctttataattagttttataattaatctatatttaatacttcaaatAGTGTCAAACATGTTTATTGTAGTCGATCTgatatggactaaaatttaggaggtggaaCCAGACACCCCCCTCCATCTCCTGCGTGCATAACAAACAAATTTACAGTCATCCGTGCTACTCATTCGGCAACACTTGCACAAGGCTAAGGGCAAAACGATGCAAATGTTATAGTACTTGGCACAGTAAAATCAAATAACGTTTGGGGTTTCAGTTTCACAATGACAGATGCACTTGTGGCAATGCAAGCAGGGCCATGGCCATCAGACACACTTGAATCCGCGGGGCAGCTCCGTCTTGCAGGCGCTAGCCAGGACGCCGACACCGACGTCCCACTCCGTGGGGATGCCGAGCACGGTCTCCTTGACGGTGGTGCAGAAGCAGGCGGCCGCCTCGGCCGCCGCGAGCCCCTGCACGACGTCGCAGCACTTGCTCCCGAGCTGCGCGCCGGCCTGCAGGCCCGCGGCGCCGAGCACGCCGACGCAGGCCCCGAACTTGACCGCGTCCCACGGGCAGCCCAGCTTCCAGTGCAGCACCTTGCGCGACGCCGCCGTCGTCAGCAGCgtaggcggcggcgacgacgacgacgcggcggagactgagaggaggaggagcgcgagggtggcggccgcggcggcttGTTGGCGGGTGTTGGCCATTGTTCCTAGCTTTAATTTGCTCGCTCGGCGTTCAAATGGTACGTGTACGTGCCGCGCGAACGTAGACGTAGGACGATGGCCTGACGAGCGCGACGCATTTCGTGCTCTTTTTATAACCTTGGGGGCCGGCCGGTCTCTTCCCATGTATGGCGCGGAGCACGCAGAAAAATGTTTGCCGCGGCGATCTGTTACCGGTAGTAGATCCGTAATTTGTGGCACTATGCAGTGAATCAAGTAGAATATGATGTGTGTTTTAGTTGAAGTACACGACATGATGGGTCTGATATAcggccatgcatgcatgtggcATGTCGTCCTCATGCGTAAGACGATGGGCAGTGCAGAGACGGTGACACCACGGCCGGAATGGACGATTGCGAATTTGCACAATCCCGGTGGTCCACGGCTGCGTCGCCGGCCGCGCGCGCCGGACGAGAGCGGAGAGCACGCGCCTGGTGGCAAGAGCTAGCTCATGTGAGGAGGGAGTGGCTTCATCGATGCGGCGAAGCAAGGACAGGGTGGTGACGATGGCGACACACAGCCACACACTGACACACAGGTGCCAGCCTGAGCCTAGCTATCTCGCCGTTGCACGGTTGCAGGTTACTCAAGTCGCTTCAGCGTCCCATCTGCTATGTTTTTTATTGTTCAATCAGCGTATTGACTATGCCATTAGTTACTGCTGCTTAACTGTACTGGTTCTTTTCCCCTAGGGGCGTGGACCTTTCATTGTGTTGTGCAGCGTCCCTTCATCACGTTGAGTCCAAACTAAAACGTCCCTGATATATCTTCTCAAAGACGTTTTGTTATAAAGACCTCGTCTCTAATATGTGCATATCAGTTATCAGAGCCGCGAAATAACATGTTATCCATCTCTAATGTGAGCTAACACGTCACTGATATTGTCCACATAACAATTCACAAATGTAAATATAAACATTTGTTTTTCCTCTGTCACTAATTTTCTGTTCTGTCATGGTGTCGCTCGTGGTGCACCATAGTGGATACAACAATTCATCGCTGCCCAACTCTCGGTTGGGTTTAGGAAACCTTTGCACCGTGGGTGGAGGAGGGATGCGGATTGGAAGGGCGGCGAGGGCATCGAGGCATTGACATATACGgagcatatatatatacctaATGGCTCCCCCAACATCACGCTCACGCGCCACCAAATCTAAGCAATCCAAGGCACAATGAAATTAGACAGTAGGACGTAATGAAGCCACGACAATCAGCATGCATCTTTGCATGTTCCCCTGAAGATGGTACAATGATCTTTGTCCATGTTTACAAGAAGGATATCAGTGCCTTAACAACCTTCTCCGGCCTGCAGATGATGTGAGATGCGTAAGGATGTACAGAGTCTAAAGGTTAGTGGATGTACACAGAAACATATAGTAGTTTATAATTCGTGAAACTGTATGTAAATGTGAACTGGCTAAACCCATTAAGCTTCTGAAAACAATTACCAGTCCTCTTGTGGCATATGACCAGCTCCTTCTATCGCCTCTAGTTTTACAACGCTGGGATTAGCTTTCTTGAATTCCTCAGCTATCGACAATGGTAAGTACTTGTCAGATATTCCCCATGCAAGCAGTATTGGTTTTTCCCAACTGCAACAAGATTATCATTTTTCTGTATCAGAACAGGAATACATTGTCACGGGTCCACGTCACTAGTATATATCGTTTGCTTTATTTAGAATGAACTTTCTAATGCTCCTGAGCGCTACTCCTTTTGCACATAATAAATCATAGTCAGCCTATCTTAATTACACTATATGCTCTTCTGCATATAGAATATGGATGCTTACCCGTTGGATGAAAATCCGGCCGAAATTCTACTTAGTACATCTTGGAAATCGATCTTCCTGGCAGCTTCAAGCAAAGCTAAAAGAAAAGGACATACAAGTACCAAGTCAAATTGCAAGACAATTGTAGAAATTTACAGCATTGTGAAAACTAGAAATACTGCAAATAGATTACTGTATTTATTCAGAAAACATTATTTTCGCATATAACATATATAGCAACCTAGTCTAGATTTGCAAGATAGCATTCATTATTCATGGCAATGCATGGAGTCAAGTGAAAAACTAATTAATTCAATATTCGAGGAGAAGTTCCTTTGATGATTGGGACAGTATACCGCAAAATATGTAGTGAAAACCAGTTACTAGGTGAAAACATGAAAACCAATTCAAAAAATGTATTTCGgtcgtttaatttttttttgaaacttggCACATTCATAGTGCAAATATGTACTCACCAGAAAAAATTGAGATGAAAATTCAAACTAGAAAAAATCATACGAAAATGACAATTTTATGAGGTTCATGTGGACTAAAAGACAAAAACCCATGAATTTTGTCTTTTAGTGTACATGAACTTAAAATTTATCATTTTcgtatgatttttttttaaatgtgaGTTTGGATTCCAACTTTTGCTGTGAGTACGTATATATTACCATCAATGTGcctgttatgaccggcatccagTATACAAGGCGTAGGCCCATTAGTGGCTAGGGGCTGCCGGCCAGGGGGGCCTAGGGGCCTAAAAGCCCATAGTTATTTTATTTAttcctattattattattagagaGATTATTATTAGAGAGAAGTAAAAATACTTGTAAAGACTTTGAGATGGGATTAAGCAGAAACATagttgtttccggcttcctgaagggagccgggatttcctaaccctagccgcctcgtGCTGTTGTCGCGCCAAGTTTCAAAAAAATTTGAACGACCGAAATACGTTTTTTGAATTAGTTTCCATGTTTCCACCTAGTAGGTGGTTTCCACCACAGTATATCAAATGGAATTGCAGAGGACTATATATATGAAGCGCTGGAAATAAATAACCTGGGAGTATGGACTAACCAAATCCAGGAGCACCACTGGATAGATACGGTAACCTATATACATCAGCCTTTTCCAATTTCAGCATATATCTGCCAAACCAATGTAAGACAATGGAACATTTTAAGCCACTGTGAAAAATGAATAGTATCAAATGCAACATCTGACAGGACTGGCATAGTATTGCATCATATGAATAATGGACAAACTTGATTCTTCTTTCATGGAAGATGCACTACAGCAAGAAGCAAAGAGGCATAATGAGCAGTGTTTCTGCGGCAGAGATCACAGAGATACATACGCGCTACCTGCTTCAATGAAACGCTCAGCCAAAACAGCATTTTGACAAGTAAATTCACCAAACAGTGGCCACCTGCATTGAAAGATACCATAAATTTACATATATAAATAGAATGTTGAATGTATAAATAAATGAAAGACAAACATCAACTGAACATATATGTGAGAAATGATGACTAGAATCAGGGTCACCATGCTCCATCCATCTGTACTcaaatcaaaactatacatgcaaagACTTAACACATTAAACCGTGACCTAAATAAATAAGATAATCAACCTTGACCCCAAGAAAAATTTATAGAGTAGCATACTGTAACCATAAACATCGAAAATTGACAACAAAATGGAAGAGTGCAAATGCATATTTTAGTCAAACTTACATGCAAAAGTTCATATGATTATATGCCTATTAACATCACCAACCCACAAGTTTTGAACTCATGTCAACTTGTGGTGCGAAACGAAAGGTTTAGTGGAGCTGGTGTGAAACGAAAGGTTTAGTGTTAGctcatgtagtcatgtggtgtgcTCATTTGCTAGGAtgtattttcttcttcttttgttggCACTAGTCCTAGTGCTGATGTGGTGTGCTCATTGTTAGCCTGTATTCATATAGGGTGTGATTGGTTTGCTTGCACTAGGTCTTATGCAGGACAACCCAAACTAGTACATAGTGTGTTAGGGTTGATTGTCCTGCTGCACATGCATGCTGCGTTTAGTAAGATTGTCTTTGGTTACTTATATTTTATTGTACGTGGACATTTTTCATGTTCTAGTAGAGGTTGGGTGGGTGAGGAGATTCCATTTTTATGGGCCCTATAAGTTTGTGCAAGACTGAATCTGGTGTACTAGCTAATCAGTGCCCACTAAGAGTAGGAGCCAAAATGAGAAGAAATCACTGACTTTAGCTGCTGAAACAATCCAGGGACTGGAGAAGAAACTGTAAGTGGACTGTTAAGGATTGCTAACTTAAGGACTTTGCTTGAGTTATTCAGTGCCCATGTCAGCCCATAAGAACCAACAAGAAAGCCCTGCaatgaaaagaaagaaataaaatgcTATATGTGAAGTGAAGATTTTTATAGACCTGGATTTTCATGAAAGTTACACATTTGTACCTGGACAACTAAGAAGAAGGGCTCGGTGATATTTAGAGTAACAAGAAGATCATCAAATGCCTTGTGGAATTCGTCCTCTACAAATGATACAATATACATGTGTCATTAGCAAATTCCTTTAGTTTAATACACATTTTCCTGACCTTTAAAGTCGAATCCATATCCAGGTTGTGGCATTTCACTGAACCCAAATCCGATCCAGTCAGGTGCATAGCAGTGGTAGCCAACATCTGCCATCTTTTAATTTCAAAAGATACTTAGGGGATGGGATAATTGATTGAAACAAAAGATGCAATGTGATTAATAATAGTGTTGTAATGAACATGAGAGTTCTTAGTTTTTTATAGAAGTCGATAACTACAGTGCTCAGAAACAAGTACCATATATATTTTGTCTTTGTTGTTTTTTGTTTTAGTAGCGCATAAAAGTGcacacatctttttttttttgcgtaaACAAAACACAAAATACATGTTCATTTATAGCTCCAAACTACTCAGATTGAAAAGGAGATAATCTAAATAGACCAACCACATCAAACTTTTTGCATACGACAATGGAAAATTACTTAAGCATATATATTTCCTAAGTAAAAGAGTTGCAGAAAAAACTGTCAGAATCAGCACCCTATTCATTGCTGAGTAATGCACAGTACCAACAACTGATCATTGCATAGATTGTATTTATTCCAATGGTATAGGGGTTCAGTGAAGCAACCTGAGCCATAACCACGCGGTAGCTAAATGATTGAGTAGGAGCTCCGTGAAGGAACACAATAGTCCCACGTCGTGCATCAGGTGACCCTACAATATATCAACAAGTACATGTGACCAACGATCGCACGAGCCTGAGTTTTGCTTATCCAGGGGTTACACATGAGGATTGTGGTTGCAGCCTTTTGGTTCATTTCATTCAGCAGTAGAACTAGTGGATGAAGTGAAATGCTCTGTTTTTCACTTCTGT from Miscanthus floridulus cultivar M001 chromosome 11, ASM1932011v1, whole genome shotgun sequence includes these protein-coding regions:
- the LOC136492579 gene encoding uncharacterized protein — its product is MSRCCPCPCASPSSTTGPFLLLSIPAASSRSGGGGSAVGRSRLRWGGGPRRGHATVAAGSKDDGSGTAEGEKGEDDAPAFNPFGFVTDNPSSRSAIQLPAVPAEDGNVGQMLYRIEDKGREYGSYVRAGEFRWFVRETGSPDARRGTIVFLHGAPTQSFSYRVVMAQMADVGYHCYAPDWIGFGFSEMPQPGYGFDFKEDEFHKAFDDLLVTLNITEPFFLVVQGFLVGSYGLTWALNNSSKVLKLAILNSPLTVSSPVPGLFQQLKWPLFGEFTCQNAVLAERFIEAGSAYMLKLEKADVYRLPYLSSGAPGFALLEAARKIDFQDVLSRISAGFSSNGWEKPILLAWGISDKYLPLSIAEEFKKANPSVVKLEAIEGAGHMPQEDWPEKVVKALISFL
- the LOC136491211 gene encoding putative lipid-binding protein AIR1; the protein is MANTRQQAAAAATLALLLLSVSAASSSSPPPTLLTTAASRKVLHWKLGCPWDAVKFGACVGVLGAAGLQAGAQLGSKCCDVVQGLAAAEAAACFCTTVKETVLGIPTEWDVGVGVLASACKTELPRGFKCV